In Xyrauchen texanus isolate HMW12.3.18 chromosome 32, RBS_HiC_50CHRs, whole genome shotgun sequence, the following proteins share a genomic window:
- the cdc42 gene encoding cell division control protein 42 homolog isoform X1 gives MQTIKCVVVGDGAVGKTCLLISYTTNKFPSEYVPTVFDNYAVTVMIGGEPYTLGLFDTAGQEDYDRLRPLSYPQTDVFLVCFSVVSPSSFENVKEKWVPEITHHCPKTPFLLVGTQIDLRDDPSTIEKLAKNKQKPITPETAEKLARDLKAVKYVECSALTQKGLKNVFDEAILAALEPPEPKKKRKCVLL, from the exons atgcagacgatcAAGTGCGTTGTTGTTGGCGATGGTGCAGTCGGTAAAACCTGTCTATTAATCTCCTATACAACTAATAAATTTCCTTCCGAATATGTACCAACG GTCTTTGATAACTATGCAGTTACGGTTATGATTGGTGGTGAGCCGTACACCCTTGGGCTGTTTGATACTGCAG GTCAGGAAGATTACGATAGATTACGACCCCTTAGCTACCCTCAAACAGATGTtttcttggtctgtttctcagttGTATCACCTTCTTCATTTGAAAACGTCAAAGAAAAG TGGGTACCTGAGATTACTCATCACTGTCCAAAGACTCCCTTCCTGCTGGTGGGGACACAGATTGATCTGAGGGATGATCCCTCTACTATTGAGAAGCTTGCCAAGAACAAACAGAAACCCATCACCCCGGAGACCGCAGAAAAGCTGGCCCGCGATCTGAAAGCTGTCAAATATGTGGAGTGCTCTGCTCTGACGCAG AAAGGACTAAAGAACGTATTTGATGAGGCGATTTTGGCAGCCCTGGAGCCCCCTGAGCCCAAGAAGAAGCGCAAATGCGTGCTGCTCTGA
- the cdc42 gene encoding cell division control protein 42 homolog isoform X2 gives MQTIKCVVVGDGAVGKTCLLISYTTNKFPSEYVPTVFDNYAVTVMIGGEPYTLGLFDTAGQEDYDRLRPLSYPQTDVFLVCFSVVSPSSFENVKEKWVPEITHHCPKTPFLLVGTQIDLRDDPSTIEKLAKNKQKPITPETAEKLARDLKAVKYVECSALTQRGLKNVFDEAILAALEPPETQRKRKCCIF, from the exons atgcagacgatcAAGTGCGTTGTTGTTGGCGATGGTGCAGTCGGTAAAACCTGTCTATTAATCTCCTATACAACTAATAAATTTCCTTCCGAATATGTACCAACG GTCTTTGATAACTATGCAGTTACGGTTATGATTGGTGGTGAGCCGTACACCCTTGGGCTGTTTGATACTGCAG GTCAGGAAGATTACGATAGATTACGACCCCTTAGCTACCCTCAAACAGATGTtttcttggtctgtttctcagttGTATCACCTTCTTCATTTGAAAACGTCAAAGAAAAG TGGGTACCTGAGATTACTCATCACTGTCCAAAGACTCCCTTCCTGCTGGTGGGGACACAGATTGATCTGAGGGATGATCCCTCTACTATTGAGAAGCTTGCCAAGAACAAACAGAAACCCATCACCCCGGAGACCGCAGAAAAGCTGGCCCGCGATCTGAAAGCTGTCAAATATGTGGAGTGCTCTGCTCTGACGCAG CGAGGTCTGAAGAATGTATTTGATGAAGCTATCCTAGCTGCCCTCGAACCTCCTGAAACGCAGCGAAAACGGAAGTGCTGTATATTCTAA